Genomic window (Sediminispirochaeta smaragdinae DSM 11293):
TCATTTTCAGTCAAGATGGCATCATGGTTACCCATCCATCGCAGGAGCGGATTTATCAGGACGCATCAAATGACGGGGTTGCCAAAAAGGTGTTGGCGGCATCGGAGACAAAAGGTTTCTTTCGCTATGTATTTAAAGGAAAATATAAATATTCGGCGTACATGAAGATGGGCATGATGCCGTGGTATGTGGCCTCAACCATCTATGAATCAGACCTTTTGAGTACATCGGTATTTCTTCGGAAGCTTATTATGTTCATAAGCCTTATCAGCATTCTTGTTATTTATATAGCGGTTTCACTCTTCCTGAATAAACGGATTGTTAATCGCCTACAGACGATGGAAAAAGAGTTGGTGGAGGCTTCGGGAGGAGATCTGACGCATAGACTTGTGCCAAAGCATAATGATGAAATCACTTCTATGGTAACTCACTTTAATGGAATGCTTGGCAGCTTCTCTGCCTTTCTTAACAAGGTAAGAAACGGAATAGCGAACGTGCAGATTTCAGGTTCGGATATGAATGCCAATATAAGCGAAGTTGCTGCAGCCATAAATGAGATAAACAGCAACATCGAAAGTGTAAAACAGCAGATAGAGCGTCAGGCCGTGAGTACCGATCAGACTGCCGCGGCCGTTGAAGAACTTACGAGGAATATCGATTCACTGAATGATTCAATCACCGATCAAACCTCAAGCGTTACGGAATCCTCGGCGGCAATTGAGGAGATGACTGCAAACATCGGTTCGATTTCCAAGACGGTTGTGAATGCGAAGGAAGAAATAGAGCATATGAACACGGCCTCCGCCCAGGGAAATGTAAAACTGGATAATGTGCTTCTCCTCATGGATGAAATTGTCAAGCAGTCCGATCAGCTTATGACGGCGAATGAAGTGATATCGAATATGGCCTCGCAAACCAATCTGCTCTCAATGAATGCCGCCATAGAAGCCGCACATGCGGGTGAAGCCGGCAAGGGGTTTTCCGTCGTAGCCGACGAAATTCGAAAATTGGCAGAACAGTCTTCCGATCAGTCCAAGATCGTAGGGAAAAATCTCATGAGTATCAAAAATTCAATCGAAGCGGTTATGTCTGCGGCAAAGGAAACAAATCAAGAGTTTATAGGAATAAACGATGCTGTGGAAACGGTCAGTACGATTTTTAATGTAATTGAAAGTTCCATCGAAGAAGTTAATGCAGGAAGTTCTCAGATCCTTGAGGGATTGGAACGGATGAAGGAGATTTCGATCGAAGTAAACCAGGGTGCTACTGAAATGCGCGGTGGAAATCAGCAGATTATCGACGCGGTTCATCATCTTAAAGAAATCAGTTCGGTAACCAGCAGTGCCGTTGAAGAAATAAGCGTTGGGATGAACCAAATCAACATTTCGGTAAATGAAATCGAAAACCTAAGCAACGGGAATGTCGCTGCTGTCGATCAAATCCTGGTATCGGCTGGAGCGTTTGAAACCAGAGAAGAGGAAACAAAAGCCATTACAGGATAGACGATGCCGTTATTCCAGGGAGGCGCTACAGCTCGGCCCTCCTCGCATTTTCGGGATCGTATCCTCCCTTTGTACGTGTCAGCAGTTCGGCCATAAGCTCGTTTCTATTGCTGACACCGAATTTTTTATAAATCCCGCTGAGGTGTTTTTTAATCGTAATCTCGGCTAAATTCAACTTGGAACTGATTGCCCGGGTCGGAAACCCCTCAACCAGGTAATCAAGGATTTCTTTTTGTCTATCGTTTAGTTTCCCCATTTCCTCAAAGGTGCTCTGCTCGTCAAAGCTTACTTCATTGTCCACACGCACAACACCAAGATAACCAAGATTTCTTTTAGCCAATCTGATTGGAACAACAGCGAAATCTAAGAGGCGACGCTCTCCCCCTTTTACGAAAAATCGACCACTCACTTGAAGAATCTCGGCATTAGTCTGCCTAAACTTCGTTTGTATGTGCCGAAAGAGTTCTTCCATGGACTTTTTGTTTATCTCCAGGGTTACATGAAGAATGTTTTTTCCAACGTAACAAGAGGCTTTTCTGCCGGTAATATCTTCGATACTCGCTGATAAGAATCGTATAATTCCCGCTTCATTGATGATCCATACACATTCCTGAAAAAGTGAGGCCATGCTAACATTATCGATATGCTCTTTTTCGACAAGTGTCTTCTCTGAACGCTCCAAGAGATCTATGAGATATGTCTCTGCATAGAACTGTTCCGAAGCCAATAATTCGATCATGCCGCTTTTAGCCTTTTCAATTTCTTCGTTCCATTTCTTACAAATAGCAATAAAGGGATCGCTTTCATTGGAAAAGAAGACCTTCCGATGATGCTGTATGAGCCGCTTCCGTTTTATCTCATTACCACAGAATTCAAAGAAGATGGTTCGGAAGGCAACGGTTGAAAGCTCTTCGTACTGTGCATCAAGGGTAAGGATAAAATCCTCTATCTCGGTTTCACTCCCAAGTGTCAAGATCGGAAAATTTAAATCGATACAGCTGTACATCATCTGCGATGGATGATTTTGCAGGCTCTCGCTTAAGGATGATAAGAAGGATTCTCTATCGAAGAGATAATTTTCATCGAGAAACTCTTCCTGGGGCACCATCCTAACCGCTATATGTTGTTTCTTTTCATGAAAATTCCAGAATGAGAGAATGCTCTGCATGACATTACAGGCCTTCTCTGGACCGTAGTAGATAATTTTTGCATCTTTTTGGAAAATAGCCTCGTAAAAGAGCTGCTCCAGAAATCGAAGATATTCCTGCTGATTTCTGTAAATAAAAAGATCCTGCTGGCCATCTATACTATGAGCCGTGTACATTCGATTAATTGACATAATTTAAATTCTCATCTTTTTTTCAACAAAAAGTAACTATACAATAGTATATATTTTTCAAATTTCTTCTTAAAAATTGATGCTTTACTCTCATTTTTATACCCCTGTATCTTTCATTATACGTCATTATTATTTAGAGTTAAATAAAGAAATTGTTTTATTTGGAGATATTAATGCATAGATTGAGAAAGTGCAATTCTTTTTCTCAATCGGGAGACAAGGCCTTATTGCTTGAGCTTCTAGTGTCGCATTATCCGAACGGTAGTATGGGTCTGTTCGATAGCTCCTTACGATACTGCATTGCCGGCGGATCGCCTGTTGCCACGGATGTGAACTCGATTGAGGATTTCATAGGGAAAACGGTAAGCGAAATTTTCGATATCGATCTGATGAGAAAAATAGAACCGCCATTCAAGGCCGCTTTCGATGATCAGCCTTCACATCTACAAGTCAGCCACCATGAACATACCTACGAGATCCACATCGAACCGATAAAGATTGATGAAACCATACCCTATGGGATCGTGCTCTTTCAAGATATTACAGAAAAGCAAGCTGAACTTGAAAAGAAAGAGAAGGCCCTACTTTCTTTGAGAAAGCTTCTTGAATCTTCGTATAATACAATCAACGATATCATGTTGGTAATGGATAAGGATCATCAAATTATCTTTTCAAACTTGGACCTCGACCATTTGCCAAACGGAATCGAAACGACCTGTCATGCCGCTCTCTTTGGAAATGAAACGGCATGTGCGGATTGTGATATTCATGAAATCTTCAAGGACGGAAAAGAGTTTAAGAAGATACGCAGCAATACCGATCAGAGGAAAATAGAGGAGATAACGGCCCTTCCCGTCTTCGACGAACATAATAATGTCCAATACATCGTAGAGCATATAAAAGACGTCACAAAGGAAAAGCAGTTAGAGACTATCAGGAAAAATTTTGAGCTGGAGTTGGAGAGAGCGGTAACGGAAAGGACCAGGCTCCTGGATGAAGCAAATAGGGAACTACGTGCTTTCGGTTATACGGTTTCGCATGATTTGAAAGCGCCTCTTCGCCATATTGCAGGTTTTTCCAATGCGCTTGAAGAGGATTATGGAGATTACCTTCCTCCAAAGGGGAAGCAGTATCTCAATAAAATAAAGGCAAGTGTAGCAAGAATGCAGACCATTATTGACGAGTTGAGTGTGCTATCTCGTATTTCCGATCAGAATCTTAGCATAGCCTCTGTTTCGATGAATACACTTATCCGATCGGTCGCTGCAGAGGAACAAGAGATGGCACATGCCGACGTGGAAATAAAAATAGATGTCGAAGAAAGCAATACGCTACGGCTTGATGAAGAGATGTTCAGAATCGCGCTTAAAAACCTGATCTCCAACGCCCTCAAGTATACAAGTAAAACGCAAAATCCGAAAATCATGATAACGGGACAGCAGAACGAAAACTCCTACCTTTTAAAGATTACGGATAATGGTATCGGTTTTGATATGGATAAAAGTGATCGTCTTTTCCAACCATTCTCTCGTTTACATAGCGATAGCGATTATCCCGGCACGGGTATTGGGCTTGCCACCGTACGAAGAATACTATTACGACACAATGGCATTATCTGGGCCAATTCACATCCCGGTGAAGGTAGTACCTTCTTTCTTTCCATTCCTCTCGAAAAAGCTGAAAGGGATATGGTATGAGCGAACTGCTTCGCGTCTTGCTGGTAGAAGACTCCGATGAAGACGCAGAACTCTTTCAAAGGGTCTTACAGCGAGAAGGGTTTGAGCTGGAAATCACTCGAGCCGTGAATGCAAAAGAGTTTTCAGCTTTCATCGATCAAAAAAAATATGACATTGTTGTCAGTGATTTTCAGCTGATCGATACCAACGGATTTAAAATCCTTGAAATTTTCAACACACGGCACCTCGATATCCCCTTTATCACGGTCTCGGGAAGGGTAGGAGAAGAAAATGCCGTACGGTTGATGAGAAAGGGAGCCCGTGACTACGTCATGAAGGATCAACTTTCCCGCCTTGCCCCCGTTATACGAAGAGAACTGGAAGAGTACAGGGCCAGGCGGGAAAATGAGTATTTTGAACGGAAATTAAAGGAGAGTGAGGCAAAATTCAGTCAGGTTTTCCGTTTTAGTCCTGACCCCGTAGTGATTACCGACGACAAACTTATTATCCGCGAAATAAACTACTCATATCTGGCTATGTTCGGCCTGATGATTGATGAGGTGGTAGGACGGAAAATCGATACGCTGGCAATGTGGGAGAAACATGAGAATTTTATTCACTATTTGCTGAAGATGCATTTGGGAGCGCATAGCCCCTCTACGGAATGCAACATGACAGATGCCGAGGGGAAAGAGCGCACCATCCATTGGAGCCTGAAATCCATACAAGTAAATGATGAAGAGCTGCTTCTCTGGAACGGCCGTGATCTTACCGAGTTGAAGCAACTTGAGGGGAAGCTACAGCAAACCGAACGGATTCATGCCATCGGTACCCTTGCCGGAGGTATAGCACACGATTTTAACAATATCCTTGCGGTCATCTATGGCTATGCCGAAATGGGGCTGAGCAATAGTGAGGGCAAGCCCCGTTTTCATCGCTATTTTTCGGAAATCATTCGTTCCTCCGACCGTGCAAAGGAGCTCATTAAGCAAATTCTTACCTTCAGCCGCATGGAAGAGGGAAAGAGGGATATAATTGATCCGGCCCCAATCGTGAAAGAAGCATTAAAGATGATCAGAGCAACCATACCATCGACCGTCGAACTGAAGGCACATATCGAGTCAGGACATCATATTCTCGCCAACATATCTCATATTCACCAGATCATTCTCAATCTTTGTACCAATGCGGCATATGCAATGAAAAAGAAACCTGGAACCCTTCGCATCAGTCTCGACAGCATAGAGAATTTCTGTAGATTGCAGGTACAAGATACGGGGGTCGGTATCACTCCCGAAACAATGAAAAGAATCTTTTTGCCCTACTTTACGACAAAAGATGTAAATGAGGGAACAGGCTTGGGCCTATCGGTCGTTCACGGTATCGTAGAAAAATATAAGGGCAGTATCGATGTCGCCAGTAAACCCGGCGAGGGGACATGTTTCACGATTCTTCTTCCCTTATCACACGGCGACGATGAGAACAATATCACCGATGAGGAACCTAATAACACCTTAAGTAATATCCGAACGGATCAGAAGATTTTGATTGTTGATGATGAACCCTCCATCGTCAATTATCTGCAGGAATTACTTTCAAGTTCGGGAATCTCTGTCGATTCAGAGACAAAATCGATAGAGGCCCTAAAGCGATTCTTATCTGTACCGCCGCAAACCTATGCAACAGTCATTACCGATCAGTCAATGCCGACAATGACGGGGACAGAGCTCGCCTATCGCTTACGTAAATACGATCCCGCTATATCATTTATCTTTATCACCGGAAACGAAGAAAGCATTCCTGAGTCGGTTATCCGCGATCTTGGGCAAGGCATTATTTTATCTAAACCCGTCTCTTCGGGAGATCTCTTGCAAACCCTGAGAGGTTTTATGTCATAGGAGGAAAAGATGAGCACCATCTTAGTTATTGACGACAACGACTCATATCGTGCAATGCTCACCATGTTTCTGACAGAAAAAGAGTTTATGGTTATTCAGGCCGATAACGGAAAAAGCGGATGGAAGCTCTTGCACAACCAGAAGCCTAACCTTGTCATCCTTGACATCGTCATGCCGGATCAGGAGGGCATTGAAACGCTCATCCAGTTACGCAAAGAGTATCCCCGTCTTCCTGTTATTGCAATCTCCGGCGGGGGAAAAATCGGTCCCGATAACTATTTGAAGCTGGCAAAGGCCTTCGGTGCCGATGAGACATTCGAAAAGCCGGTGAGTAATACCGTTCTTCTTTCGGCGATTCGAACACTACTGGAACCGTAGCACATGGTACCATGATCTTGACAACCATATTTCTCCATCGTACTCTTCTTTTTATGAAAGACGATTCTGATCAATTTACTTTATATGATCTTCGTGTCGACGTGGTAGAGGGAAACCAACCAATGGTTTGTAAGCATCGACTGGGCACGGCGTTTCTTGTCGAAGGTGAGGATCTTGTCTTTCCCGAGGGAGGCCGTTTCAGTCTTTACGCTTTGGCTGCGCTTTTACCCTTATTGCCGGCAAAACAGCGTTATACCCACGCCGCAGACTGGATGACGACAGATGACGACATTGCCTGTCCCGACCCGAATTGCGGAGCGCGTTTTCACATCGTACGCACGGGAAAACGAACCTTTACCCACGATCAATGTACCGTTGTACCGATGGAGGACAAACATGAATAAGCATTCTCTGGAAAAACTTCCTGTCCTGATAAATGGTGCATGGCAGCTTTCTGCTGGCCATAGTCCCGATTATGCGGAAAAGAATAACAAGGCACTTGGGGCCTTCCTCAAACTCATTGATGCCGGATTTACAAGTTTTGACGGCGCCGATATTTATACCGGGGTCGAGGAACTTTTTGGAAAACTTCTTTCCATGTATCTATCTGCCTCGCCGCAGCATCGCAGGGAGGATTTGCGTTTTCACACCAAGTTTGTTCCCGACAAATCTCTACTCCCTCAGGTGGATGAGAGCTATACCCGTTCAATCATTGAACGGAGCCTTTCACGAATTGGGACCGATTACCTTGATCTTGTACAATTTCACTGGTGGGATTGGGAAGTCCCTGGCTATGTCGAGGCTGCCCGCTATCTTATGAACCTTGTGCATGAAGGAAAGATCAGACAGGTCGGTACCACAAATTTCGATACGGAACATCTTCGTAATTTGTGTGATAACGGGATAGCCATCGTTAGCAATCAGACACAGTATTCACTTCTCGACAGACGGCCGGAACACGGCATGGTATCTTACTGTCTTGAACAGAATATCGCATTGCTCTGCTATGGAACCCTGGCAGGAGGCTTTCTCACCAACAAGTGGCTCGGAAAGCGGGACCCCGGTTATGGGGAAAACCTCGAGAATAGATCTCTTATAAAATACCGCCTTATTATCGACGAATTCGGAGGATGGGATGCTTTTCAGGAACTGCTCTCCCTTCTGCATGCAATAGCCGATGCCGAGCAGGTTTCTATTGCTAATATTGCCACCTCATGGGTTCTTAGTCGAAAAGGGGTGAAGGCCGCAATTGTCGGAACACGAAACGACACCCATGTTGCCTCCAATCGGAAGAGTGCGGAACTTCGGCTGACATCTGATGATCTGCAGAAAATAAACCGCTTTATCGCAGACCATCCCGGACCGGCCGGGGAACCGTTTGCGCTTGAACGCATTCCGGGAGGTATTCATCAAAAGATTATGAAGATGGAGCTGAACAAAGAGTAGCATGGAGTACATATCCGTTCTTACCTTTGTTTCTGCTTTAATCTATCTCGGAGCGGGTGTGTATACCTTTGCAAAGAACAAGGAAGGAGGAGTTACTCAACATTTTTTATTACTGTCGCTTTTTCTTTCGATGTGGGCCTTTGCCGCATCTTTTGCCATCGCTGCCCCTTCCGAGGCCAAAGTTTTTTTCTGGTACAACAGTTTTTCATTTACCTGGTTCCTGTTTCCTCCGGTCCTGGTGCATTTCTTCCTCTCCCTGACCCAGAAGAATTTCTCCTTTCGTTTTCGACATATACTCCTCTACCTGCCGGGTTTCATTCTTCTTTTTGCCACGCAGCACACAACGTTAATCATAAAGAATTTTGTAAGGGGTCCCTTGGGATGGTTTATCATCTACAATCACACCTCCTTCTGGTATATCTATAACATCTGCCATTACTCTCTGGCCATGCTTATATCTCTCATTATTCTATTGCGCTGGTTCAAAGGCTGTGAAAGTACGGAAAAGTGTCATCAGGCCGGTATCACACTCTTTACCTTTCTCCCTGCGGTTCTCCTCTCTACAGTGACGGGAACGATTCTTCCCATATTGGGTATCTTTGAGCTCCCACCCCTTGCCCCTATTTTTATGACCATCTGGGTTATCGGCATAGCGATAGGCGTCACAAAGTTTAAGATGATGATTCCTACTCCGCAAAACAGCGCTGTCAGCCTTATCGAAACCATTCATGAAAGTGTTCTCCTCTTGGATAAAAACTCGCATATCGTTTTTGCAAATCCCGCCTTCTCAAAACTTACCGGTTACTCTCCGTCTCAACTCTCCAATGTCTCGATCGATACCTTTTTATCTGAGCCGATTTGCAGTGGTACTGCTCCCCTTCTGTTGTTTCGCAAAGAGGGAAATGCCGTTCCCGTTGAGGCAACCAGCACCAGTATCTATACAGAAAGGAAAGACGAAATTGGAAGAATCGTTGTCTTTAAGGATAAGCAGATAGACGAACGGCTTTTGCAGGAAATCAAACTGAGAAAGGAGACGGCAGAGCAGCTTCATTATTCGGAAATTCTTTTTACCAAGGCCTTCTACTTAAGCCCGATCGGAATGATTATTGTTGATAACGAAGATTATCGCATCATCGAGGTCAACGATGCCCTTTTGGCGAATTTCGGTTATGACCGAAGCGTTACGGAAGCAAAGAAGATTACCGACTTTCCCGTATGGGCCCATGATAGTGATCGTCGGGCTGTTTTTAAGATTCTAAATCAGGGAAAAACCGTTCGGAACATGATGGTTGCCCTGCTCCATCACGACGGCTTTCCCGTCGAGAGTAAATTTTCCGCGGAAAAAATGGCCATTGGAGATCGAGAACTTATTCTGTTCTGCGTTGATGATATATCCTCCAGGATCAACTTAGAGCGGCAGGTAATGAAAATGCAGCGTATGGAATCCCTCGGCTTTCTTGCAGGGAGCGTCGCCCATGATCTAAACAACATCTTCACTGCAATAGAAGGGAATTTGGATATTGCTCGTCACACGCTTCCCAATGATGAGGAGGAAGTGAAAGAAGCCTTGGATGCGGCATTGTATGCATACGAAAAAGGGAAACGGCTTGTTCGAACAGTTCTACAGCATACGAGAGTAAAAGAAGACATGCAGACTAAGATCAACATCCGTGATGTACTGGAGGCCGCCGATCAACTTGCCTTTCGTGCATCAACGGTCAAACGGACAACAAAGGCCCCTTCCGGTTTCGATCCATTTCTTGCCGGCTATCCCGACCTCCTCTTTCAGCTTTTCATGAATCTCTTTATAAATGCCCGACAGGCAATGAACAACATGGGTGAGCTCCTCATCGAGTTATCCGGTGATGAGGACACCATAACGATAAGCGTCTGCGATGACGGCCCCGGGGTTCCTGAACGCTATGCGGACCAAATTTTCGACAAGGCCTTTTCCACCCGTGAGGAGGGAACAGGACTTGGCCTATCGATTGTCAGAAGTATTGTGGAACGCCA
Coding sequences:
- a CDS encoding aldo/keto reductase; the encoded protein is MNKHSLEKLPVLINGAWQLSAGHSPDYAEKNNKALGAFLKLIDAGFTSFDGADIYTGVEELFGKLLSMYLSASPQHRREDLRFHTKFVPDKSLLPQVDESYTRSIIERSLSRIGTDYLDLVQFHWWDWEVPGYVEAARYLMNLVHEGKIRQVGTTNFDTEHLRNLCDNGIAIVSNQTQYSLLDRRPEHGMVSYCLEQNIALLCYGTLAGGFLTNKWLGKRDPGYGENLENRSLIKYRLIIDEFGGWDAFQELLSLLHAIADAEQVSIANIATSWVLSRKGVKAAIVGTRNDTHVASNRKSAELRLTSDDLQKINRFIADHPGPAGEPFALERIPGGIHQKIMKMELNKE
- a CDS encoding sensor histidine kinase, whose amino-acid sequence is MHRLRKCNSFSQSGDKALLLELLVSHYPNGSMGLFDSSLRYCIAGGSPVATDVNSIEDFIGKTVSEIFDIDLMRKIEPPFKAAFDDQPSHLQVSHHEHTYEIHIEPIKIDETIPYGIVLFQDITEKQAELEKKEKALLSLRKLLESSYNTINDIMLVMDKDHQIIFSNLDLDHLPNGIETTCHAALFGNETACADCDIHEIFKDGKEFKKIRSNTDQRKIEEITALPVFDEHNNVQYIVEHIKDVTKEKQLETIRKNFELELERAVTERTRLLDEANRELRAFGYTVSHDLKAPLRHIAGFSNALEEDYGDYLPPKGKQYLNKIKASVARMQTIIDELSVLSRISDQNLSIASVSMNTLIRSVAAEEQEMAHADVEIKIDVEESNTLRLDEEMFRIALKNLISNALKYTSKTQNPKIMITGQQNENSYLLKITDNGIGFDMDKSDRLFQPFSRLHSDSDYPGTGIGLATVRRILLRHNGIIWANSHPGEGSTFFLSIPLEKAERDMV
- a CDS encoding response regulator, which codes for MSTILVIDDNDSYRAMLTMFLTEKEFMVIQADNGKSGWKLLHNQKPNLVILDIVMPDQEGIETLIQLRKEYPRLPVIAISGGGKIGPDNYLKLAKAFGADETFEKPVSNTVLLSAIRTLLEP
- a CDS encoding ATP-binding protein produces the protein MEYISVLTFVSALIYLGAGVYTFAKNKEGGVTQHFLLLSLFLSMWAFAASFAIAAPSEAKVFFWYNSFSFTWFLFPPVLVHFFLSLTQKNFSFRFRHILLYLPGFILLFATQHTTLIIKNFVRGPLGWFIIYNHTSFWYIYNICHYSLAMLISLIILLRWFKGCESTEKCHQAGITLFTFLPAVLLSTVTGTILPILGIFELPPLAPIFMTIWVIGIAIGVTKFKMMIPTPQNSAVSLIETIHESVLLLDKNSHIVFANPAFSKLTGYSPSQLSNVSIDTFLSEPICSGTAPLLLFRKEGNAVPVEATSTSIYTERKDEIGRIVVFKDKQIDERLLQEIKLRKETAEQLHYSEILFTKAFYLSPIGMIIVDNEDYRIIEVNDALLANFGYDRSVTEAKKITDFPVWAHDSDRRAVFKILNQGKTVRNMMVALLHHDGFPVESKFSAEKMAIGDRELILFCVDDISSRINLERQVMKMQRMESLGFLAGSVAHDLNNIFTAIEGNLDIARHTLPNDEEEVKEALDAALYAYEKGKRLVRTVLQHTRVKEDMQTKINIRDVLEAADQLAFRASTVKRTTKAPSGFDPFLAGYPDLLFQLFMNLFINARQAMNNMGELLIELSGDEDTITISVCDDGPGVPERYADQIFDKAFSTREEGTGLGLSIVRSIVERHKGTILLDKRYTRGAKFIVTLPRKIS
- a CDS encoding ATP-binding response regulator translates to MSELLRVLLVEDSDEDAELFQRVLQREGFELEITRAVNAKEFSAFIDQKKYDIVVSDFQLIDTNGFKILEIFNTRHLDIPFITVSGRVGEENAVRLMRKGARDYVMKDQLSRLAPVIRRELEEYRARRENEYFERKLKESEAKFSQVFRFSPDPVVITDDKLIIREINYSYLAMFGLMIDEVVGRKIDTLAMWEKHENFIHYLLKMHLGAHSPSTECNMTDAEGKERTIHWSLKSIQVNDEELLLWNGRDLTELKQLEGKLQQTERIHAIGTLAGGIAHDFNNILAVIYGYAEMGLSNSEGKPRFHRYFSEIIRSSDRAKELIKQILTFSRMEEGKRDIIDPAPIVKEALKMIRATIPSTVELKAHIESGHHILANISHIHQIILNLCTNAAYAMKKKPGTLRISLDSIENFCRLQVQDTGVGITPETMKRIFLPYFTTKDVNEGTGLGLSVVHGIVEKYKGSIDVASKPGEGTCFTILLPLSHGDDENNITDEEPNNTLSNIRTDQKILIVDDEPSIVNYLQELLSSSGISVDSETKSIEALKRFLSVPPQTYATVITDQSMPTMTGTELAYRLRKYDPAISFIFITGNEESIPESVIRDLGQGIILSKPVSSGDLLQTLRGFMS
- a CDS encoding methyl-accepting chemotaxis protein yields the protein MKNGKGIGLRLAIGLFIAILLVIVFLVLVYFSINAVRDRVYHDKAQELERRVEELTQLVDAEISNRKQQVRYLAYSYPLLSSLGERDKRKATEFLQGVENDDHAIDSLVVLASDGTLFASTLSASADISLYYKAGSIAKLGTSAESILISSLPLQDPVSGNHILSFAVPLVAQNKKIGILIYNYNFGFFSGNHIINRSYSNGGYPFIFSQDGIMVTHPSQERIYQDASNDGVAKKVLAASETKGFFRYVFKGKYKYSAYMKMGMMPWYVASTIYESDLLSTSVFLRKLIMFISLISILVIYIAVSLFLNKRIVNRLQTMEKELVEASGGDLTHRLVPKHNDEITSMVTHFNGMLGSFSAFLNKVRNGIANVQISGSDMNANISEVAAAINEINSNIESVKQQIERQAVSTDQTAAAVEELTRNIDSLNDSITDQTSSVTESSAAIEEMTANIGSISKTVVNAKEEIEHMNTASAQGNVKLDNVLLLMDEIVKQSDQLMTANEVISNMASQTNLLSMNAAIEAAHAGEAGKGFSVVADEIRKLAEQSSDQSKIVGKNLMSIKNSIEAVMSAAKETNQEFIGINDAVETVSTIFNVIESSIEEVNAGSSQILEGLERMKEISIEVNQGATEMRGGNQQIIDAVHHLKEISSVTSSAVEEISVGMNQINISVNEIENLSNGNVAAVDQILVSAGAFETREEETKAITG
- a CDS encoding TIGR04076 family protein; its protein translation is MKDDSDQFTLYDLRVDVVEGNQPMVCKHRLGTAFLVEGEDLVFPEGGRFSLYALAALLPLLPAKQRYTHAADWMTTDDDIACPDPNCGARFHIVRTGKRTFTHDQCTVVPMEDKHE
- a CDS encoding helix-turn-helix transcriptional regulator; the protein is MSINRMYTAHSIDGQQDLFIYRNQQEYLRFLEQLFYEAIFQKDAKIIYYGPEKACNVMQSILSFWNFHEKKQHIAVRMVPQEEFLDENYLFDRESFLSSLSESLQNHPSQMMYSCIDLNFPILTLGSETEIEDFILTLDAQYEELSTVAFRTIFFEFCGNEIKRKRLIQHHRKVFFSNESDPFIAICKKWNEEIEKAKSGMIELLASEQFYAETYLIDLLERSEKTLVEKEHIDNVSMASLFQECVWIINEAGIIRFLSASIEDITGRKASCYVGKNILHVTLEINKKSMEELFRHIQTKFRQTNAEILQVSGRFFVKGGERRLLDFAVVPIRLAKRNLGYLGVVRVDNEVSFDEQSTFEEMGKLNDRQKEILDYLVEGFPTRAISSKLNLAEITIKKHLSGIYKKFGVSNRNELMAELLTRTKGGYDPENARRAEL